A genomic region of Homo sapiens chromosome 4, GRCh38.p14 Primary Assembly contains the following coding sequences:
- the BST1 gene encoding ADP-ribosyl cyclase/cyclic ADP-ribose hydrolase 2 isoform X4, whose translation MAAQGCAASRLLQLLLQLLLLLLLLAAGGARARWRGEGTSAHLRDIFLGRCAEYRALLSPEQRNKNCTAIWEAFKVALDKDPCSVLPSDYDLFINLSRHSIPRDKSLFWENSHLLVNSFADNTRRFMPLSDVLYGRVADFLSWCRQKNDSGLDYQSCPTSEDCENNPVDSFWKRASIQYSKDSSGVIHVMLNGSEPTGAYPIKGFFADYEIPNLQKEKITRIEIWVMHEIGGPNVESCGEGSMKVLEKRLKDMGFQYSCINDYRPVKLLQCVDHSTHPDCALKSYQVPYTWLYSL comes from the exons ATGGCGGCCCAGGGGTGCGCGGCATCGCGGCTGCTCCAGCTGCtgctgcagcttctgcttctACTGTTGCTGCTGGCGGCGGGCGGGGCGCGCGCGCGGTGGCGCGGGGAGGGCACCAGCGCACACTTGCGGGACATCTTCCTGGGCCGCTGCGCCGAGTACCGCGCACTGCTGAGTCCCGAGCAGCG GAACAAGAACTGCACAGCCATCTGGGAAGCCTTTAAAGTGGCGCTGGACAAGGATCCCTGCTCCGTGCTGCCCTCAGACTATGACCTTTTTATTAACTTGTCCAGGCACTCTATTCCCAGAGATAAG TCCCTGTTCTGGGAAAATAGCCACCTCCTTGTTAACAGCTTTGCAGACAACACCCGTCGTTTTATGCCCCTGAGCGATGTTCTGTATGGCAGGGTTGCAGATTTCTTGAGCTGGTGTCGACAGAAAAATGACTCTG GACTCGATTACCAATCCTGCCCTACATCAGAAGACTGTGAAAATAATCCTGTGGATTCCTTTTGGAAAAGGGCATCCATCCAG TATTCCAAGGATAGTTCTGGGGTGATCCACGTCATGCTGAATGGTTCAGAGCCAACAGGAGCCTATCCCATCAAAGG tttttttGCAGATTATGAAATTCCAAACCTCCAGAAGGAAAAAATTACACGAATCGAGATCTGGGTTATGCATGAAATTGGGGGACCCAATGT gGAATCCTGCGGGGAAGGCAGCATGAAAGTCCTGGAAAAGAGGCTGAAGGACATGGGGTTCCAGTACAGCTGTATTAATGATTACCG acCAGTGAAGCTCTTACAGTGCGTGGACCACAGCACCCATCCTGACTGTGCCTTAAAGTC
- the BST1 gene encoding ADP-ribosyl cyclase/cyclic ADP-ribose hydrolase 2 isoform X3, with product MAAQGCAASRLLQLLLQLLLLLLLLAAGGARARWRGEGTSAHLRDIFLGRCAEYRALLSPEQRNKNCTAIWEAFKVALDKDPCSVLPSDYDLFINLSRHSIPRDKSLFWENSHLLVNSFADNTRRFMPLSDVLYGRVADFLSWCRQKNDSGLDYQSCPTSEDCENNPVDSFWKRASIQYSKDSSGVIHVMLNGSEPTGAYPIKGFFADYEIPNLQKEKITRIEIWVMHEIGGPNVESCGEGSMKVLEKRLKDMGFQYSCINDYRPVKLLQCVDHSTHPDCALKSILGSSSISGTEKD from the exons ATGGCGGCCCAGGGGTGCGCGGCATCGCGGCTGCTCCAGCTGCtgctgcagcttctgcttctACTGTTGCTGCTGGCGGCGGGCGGGGCGCGCGCGCGGTGGCGCGGGGAGGGCACCAGCGCACACTTGCGGGACATCTTCCTGGGCCGCTGCGCCGAGTACCGCGCACTGCTGAGTCCCGAGCAGCG GAACAAGAACTGCACAGCCATCTGGGAAGCCTTTAAAGTGGCGCTGGACAAGGATCCCTGCTCCGTGCTGCCCTCAGACTATGACCTTTTTATTAACTTGTCCAGGCACTCTATTCCCAGAGATAAG TCCCTGTTCTGGGAAAATAGCCACCTCCTTGTTAACAGCTTTGCAGACAACACCCGTCGTTTTATGCCCCTGAGCGATGTTCTGTATGGCAGGGTTGCAGATTTCTTGAGCTGGTGTCGACAGAAAAATGACTCTG GACTCGATTACCAATCCTGCCCTACATCAGAAGACTGTGAAAATAATCCTGTGGATTCCTTTTGGAAAAGGGCATCCATCCAG TATTCCAAGGATAGTTCTGGGGTGATCCACGTCATGCTGAATGGTTCAGAGCCAACAGGAGCCTATCCCATCAAAGG tttttttGCAGATTATGAAATTCCAAACCTCCAGAAGGAAAAAATTACACGAATCGAGATCTGGGTTATGCATGAAATTGGGGGACCCAATGT gGAATCCTGCGGGGAAGGCAGCATGAAAGTCCTGGAAAAGAGGCTGAAGGACATGGGGTTCCAGTACAGCTGTATTAATGATTACCG acCAGTGAAGCTCTTACAGTGCGTGGACCACAGCACCCATCCTGACTGTGCCTTAAAGTC
- the BST1 gene encoding ADP-ribosyl cyclase/cyclic ADP-ribose hydrolase 2 isoform X2: MAAQGCAASRLLQLLLQLLLLLLLLAAGGARARWRGEGTSAHLRDIFLGRCAEYRALLSPEQRNKNCTAIWEAFKVALDKDPCSVLPSDYDLFINLSRHSIPRDKSLFWENSHLLVNSFADNTRRFMPLSDVLYGRVADFLSWCRQKNDSGLDYQSCPTSEDCENNPVDSFWKRASIQYSKDSSGVIHVMLNGSEPTGAYPIKGFFADYEIPNLQKEKITRIEIWVMHEIGGPNVESCGEGSMKVLEKRLKDMGFQYSCINDYRPVKLLQCVDHSTHPDCALKSKIGHRGVHREDHVQTE; encoded by the exons ATGGCGGCCCAGGGGTGCGCGGCATCGCGGCTGCTCCAGCTGCtgctgcagcttctgcttctACTGTTGCTGCTGGCGGCGGGCGGGGCGCGCGCGCGGTGGCGCGGGGAGGGCACCAGCGCACACTTGCGGGACATCTTCCTGGGCCGCTGCGCCGAGTACCGCGCACTGCTGAGTCCCGAGCAGCG GAACAAGAACTGCACAGCCATCTGGGAAGCCTTTAAAGTGGCGCTGGACAAGGATCCCTGCTCCGTGCTGCCCTCAGACTATGACCTTTTTATTAACTTGTCCAGGCACTCTATTCCCAGAGATAAG TCCCTGTTCTGGGAAAATAGCCACCTCCTTGTTAACAGCTTTGCAGACAACACCCGTCGTTTTATGCCCCTGAGCGATGTTCTGTATGGCAGGGTTGCAGATTTCTTGAGCTGGTGTCGACAGAAAAATGACTCTG GACTCGATTACCAATCCTGCCCTACATCAGAAGACTGTGAAAATAATCCTGTGGATTCCTTTTGGAAAAGGGCATCCATCCAG TATTCCAAGGATAGTTCTGGGGTGATCCACGTCATGCTGAATGGTTCAGAGCCAACAGGAGCCTATCCCATCAAAGG tttttttGCAGATTATGAAATTCCAAACCTCCAGAAGGAAAAAATTACACGAATCGAGATCTGGGTTATGCATGAAATTGGGGGACCCAATGT gGAATCCTGCGGGGAAGGCAGCATGAAAGTCCTGGAAAAGAGGCTGAAGGACATGGGGTTCCAGTACAGCTGTATTAATGATTACCG acCAGTGAAGCTCTTACAGTGCGTGGACCACAGCACCCATCCTGACTGTGCCTTAAAGTC
- the BST1 gene encoding ADP-ribosyl cyclase/cyclic ADP-ribose hydrolase 2 isoform X1: MAAQGCAASRLLQLLLQLLLLLLLLAAGGARARWRGEGTSAHLRDIFLGRCAEYRALLSPEQRNKNCTAIWEAFKVALDKDPCSVLPSDYDLFINLSRHSIPRDKSLFWENSHLLVNSFADNTRRFMPLSDVLYGRVADFLSWCRQKNDSGLDYQSCPTSEDCENNPVDSFWKRASIQYSKDSSGVIHVMLNGSEPTGAYPIKGFFADYEIPNLQKEKITRIEIWVMHEIGGPNVESCGEGSMKVLEKRLKDMGFQYSCINDYRPVKLLQCVDHSTHPDCALKSPKRLCGTLGVRPRAEPYNRRF; the protein is encoded by the exons ATGGCGGCCCAGGGGTGCGCGGCATCGCGGCTGCTCCAGCTGCtgctgcagcttctgcttctACTGTTGCTGCTGGCGGCGGGCGGGGCGCGCGCGCGGTGGCGCGGGGAGGGCACCAGCGCACACTTGCGGGACATCTTCCTGGGCCGCTGCGCCGAGTACCGCGCACTGCTGAGTCCCGAGCAGCG GAACAAGAACTGCACAGCCATCTGGGAAGCCTTTAAAGTGGCGCTGGACAAGGATCCCTGCTCCGTGCTGCCCTCAGACTATGACCTTTTTATTAACTTGTCCAGGCACTCTATTCCCAGAGATAAG TCCCTGTTCTGGGAAAATAGCCACCTCCTTGTTAACAGCTTTGCAGACAACACCCGTCGTTTTATGCCCCTGAGCGATGTTCTGTATGGCAGGGTTGCAGATTTCTTGAGCTGGTGTCGACAGAAAAATGACTCTG GACTCGATTACCAATCCTGCCCTACATCAGAAGACTGTGAAAATAATCCTGTGGATTCCTTTTGGAAAAGGGCATCCATCCAG TATTCCAAGGATAGTTCTGGGGTGATCCACGTCATGCTGAATGGTTCAGAGCCAACAGGAGCCTATCCCATCAAAGG tttttttGCAGATTATGAAATTCCAAACCTCCAGAAGGAAAAAATTACACGAATCGAGATCTGGGTTATGCATGAAATTGGGGGACCCAATGT gGAATCCTGCGGGGAAGGCAGCATGAAAGTCCTGGAAAAGAGGCTGAAGGACATGGGGTTCCAGTACAGCTGTATTAATGATTACCG acCAGTGAAGCTCTTACAGTGCGTGGACCACAGCACCCATCCTGACTGTGCCTTAAAGTC
- the BST1 gene encoding ADP-ribosyl cyclase/cyclic ADP-ribose hydrolase 2 isoform X5, translated as MAAQGCAASRLLQLLLQLLLLLLLLAAGGARARWRGEGTSAHLRDIFLGRCAEYRALLSPEQRNKNCTAIWEAFKVALDKDPCSVLPSDYDLFINLSRHSIPRDKSLFWENSHLLVNSFADNTRRFMPLSDVLYGRVADFLSWCRQKNDSGLDYQSCPTSEDCENNPVDSFWKRASIQYSKDSSGVIHVMLNGSEPTGAYPIKGFFADYEIPNLQKEKITRIEIWVMHEIGGPNVESCGEGSMKVLEKRLKDMGFQYSCINDYRPVKLLQCVDHSTHPDCALKSDGVSPC; from the exons ATGGCGGCCCAGGGGTGCGCGGCATCGCGGCTGCTCCAGCTGCtgctgcagcttctgcttctACTGTTGCTGCTGGCGGCGGGCGGGGCGCGCGCGCGGTGGCGCGGGGAGGGCACCAGCGCACACTTGCGGGACATCTTCCTGGGCCGCTGCGCCGAGTACCGCGCACTGCTGAGTCCCGAGCAGCG GAACAAGAACTGCACAGCCATCTGGGAAGCCTTTAAAGTGGCGCTGGACAAGGATCCCTGCTCCGTGCTGCCCTCAGACTATGACCTTTTTATTAACTTGTCCAGGCACTCTATTCCCAGAGATAAG TCCCTGTTCTGGGAAAATAGCCACCTCCTTGTTAACAGCTTTGCAGACAACACCCGTCGTTTTATGCCCCTGAGCGATGTTCTGTATGGCAGGGTTGCAGATTTCTTGAGCTGGTGTCGACAGAAAAATGACTCTG GACTCGATTACCAATCCTGCCCTACATCAGAAGACTGTGAAAATAATCCTGTGGATTCCTTTTGGAAAAGGGCATCCATCCAG TATTCCAAGGATAGTTCTGGGGTGATCCACGTCATGCTGAATGGTTCAGAGCCAACAGGAGCCTATCCCATCAAAGG tttttttGCAGATTATGAAATTCCAAACCTCCAGAAGGAAAAAATTACACGAATCGAGATCTGGGTTATGCATGAAATTGGGGGACCCAATGT gGAATCCTGCGGGGAAGGCAGCATGAAAGTCCTGGAAAAGAGGCTGAAGGACATGGGGTTCCAGTACAGCTGTATTAATGATTACCG acCAGTGAAGCTCTTACAGTGCGTGGACCACAGCACCCATCCTGACTGTGCCTTAAAGTC agacggggtttcaccgtgttag
- the BST1 gene encoding ADP-ribosyl cyclase/cyclic ADP-ribose hydrolase 2 isoform X6: protein MAAQGCAASRLLQLLLQLLLLLLLLAAGGARARWRGEGTSAHLRDIFLGRCAEYRALLSPEQRNKNCTAIWEAFKVALDKDPCSVLPSDYDLFINLSRHSIPRDKSLFWENSHLLVNSFADNTRRFMPLSDVLYGRVADFLSWCRQKNDSGLDYQSCPTSEDCENNPVDSFWKRASIQYSKDSSGVIHVMLNGSEPTGAYPIKGFFADYEIPNLQKEKITRIEIWVMHEIGGPNVESCGEGSMKVLEKRLKDMGFQYSCINDYRPVKLLQCVDHSTHPDCALKSKLWEP, encoded by the exons ATGGCGGCCCAGGGGTGCGCGGCATCGCGGCTGCTCCAGCTGCtgctgcagcttctgcttctACTGTTGCTGCTGGCGGCGGGCGGGGCGCGCGCGCGGTGGCGCGGGGAGGGCACCAGCGCACACTTGCGGGACATCTTCCTGGGCCGCTGCGCCGAGTACCGCGCACTGCTGAGTCCCGAGCAGCG GAACAAGAACTGCACAGCCATCTGGGAAGCCTTTAAAGTGGCGCTGGACAAGGATCCCTGCTCCGTGCTGCCCTCAGACTATGACCTTTTTATTAACTTGTCCAGGCACTCTATTCCCAGAGATAAG TCCCTGTTCTGGGAAAATAGCCACCTCCTTGTTAACAGCTTTGCAGACAACACCCGTCGTTTTATGCCCCTGAGCGATGTTCTGTATGGCAGGGTTGCAGATTTCTTGAGCTGGTGTCGACAGAAAAATGACTCTG GACTCGATTACCAATCCTGCCCTACATCAGAAGACTGTGAAAATAATCCTGTGGATTCCTTTTGGAAAAGGGCATCCATCCAG TATTCCAAGGATAGTTCTGGGGTGATCCACGTCATGCTGAATGGTTCAGAGCCAACAGGAGCCTATCCCATCAAAGG tttttttGCAGATTATGAAATTCCAAACCTCCAGAAGGAAAAAATTACACGAATCGAGATCTGGGTTATGCATGAAATTGGGGGACCCAATGT gGAATCCTGCGGGGAAGGCAGCATGAAAGTCCTGGAAAAGAGGCTGAAGGACATGGGGTTCCAGTACAGCTGTATTAATGATTACCG acCAGTGAAGCTCTTACAGTGCGTGGACCACAGCACCCATCCTGACTGTGCCTTAAAGTC